AAGCTCACCGGAGCCGACCCCGCCGCCCTGTACGTCGGCAAGCAGGCGGACCCGGCCACGATCGAGGGGATCCGGGAGAAGCTCGGACTGGGCGAGCCGATCCTCGTGCAGTTCTGGGACTTCGTCACCGGCATCTTCGCCGGCCGGGACTACACCGGCGGCGGGACCACCGTCCGCTGCGACGCCCCGTGCTTCGGCTACTCCTTCCGCAACGAGCAGCCCATCTGGCCCGTGCTCCAGGACCGGCTGCCGGTCACGCTCTCGCTGGCCGGGGGCGCGTGCGTGCTGTGGCTGCTGGGCGGCGTCACCACCGGCATCGTCTCCGCGCTCAAGCGCGGCAGCCTATGGGACCGCGCGGCCATGACCATCGCCCTCAGCGGTGTCTCGCTGCCGATCTACTTCACCGGTCTGCTCTCGCTCGCGGTCTTCAGCTACGGACTGGGCTGGGTGAACGGCGAGTACGTCGAATTCGCCGTGGATCCGGCCGCGTGGTTCGGCGGACTGATCCTGCCCTGGGTCACCCTCGCCTTCCTCTACGCGGCGATGTACGCCCGGCTCACCCGGGCCACCATGCTGGAGATCCTCGGCGAGGACTACATCCGCACGGCCCGCGCCAAGGGCCTGCGCGAACCCGTCGTCATCGGCAAACACGCCATGCGCTCCACGATGACCCCCATCCTGACCATCCTCGGCATGGACCTCGGCGCGCTCGTCGGCGGCGCGATCCTCACCGAGACCACCTTCAATCTGCCGGGCCTCGGCCAGGCCGCGGTCAAGGCCATCAGCGACCGCGACCTGCCGCTGATCCTCGGCGTGACGCTCATCGCCGCGGCCGCCGTCGTGGTCGCCAACCTCGTGGTGGACCTCCTGTACGCCGTGATCGACCCCCGAGTGAGGCTCTCGTGACGGACCTTTCCAAGAGCGGCGCCGTCGGCGAGCCCGTCCGCACGGGCGCCGCAACCCCCTCCGCCTTCCTCGACGTGCGCGACCTGCACATCCACTTCCCCACCGACGACGGCCTGGTGAAGTCCGTCGACGGGCTCTCCTTCCAGCTGGAGAAGGGCAGGACCCTCGGCATCGTCGGCGAGTCCGGCTCCGGCAAGTCGGTCACCTCGCTCGGCATCATGGGCCTGCACACCGTCGGCCAGTACGGGCGCGGCAAGGCCCGGATCTCCGGGGAGATCTGGCTGGACGGCAAGGAGCTGATGACCGCCGACCCGGACGAGGTGCGCCGGCTGCGCGGCCGCGAGATGGCGATGATCTTCCAGGATCCGCTGTCGGCCATGCACCCGTACTTCACCATCGGCGCCCAGATCGTCGAGGCCTACCGGGTCCACCACGACGTGGACAAGAAGGCCGCCCGCAAGCGCGCGATCGAGCTGCTGGACCGCGTCGGCATCCCCCAGCCCGACCGGCGGGTGGACGACTACCCGCACCAGTTCTCCGGCGGGATGCGCCAGCGCGCGATGATCGCGATGGCGCTGGTCAACAACCCCGAGCTGCTCATCGCGGACGAGCCGACGACCGCCCTGGACGTGACCGTCCAGGCGCAGATCCTCGACCTGATCCGCGATCTGCAGAAGGAGTTCGGCTCCGCGGTCATCATCATCACCCACGACCTGGGCGTCGTCGCCGAACTGGCCGACGACATCCTGGTGATGTACGGCGGCCGCTGCGTCGAGCGCGGCCCGGCGGAGAAGGTCTTCTACGAACCCCAGCACCCCTACACCTGGGGCCTGCTGGGCTCGATGCCGCGCATCGACCGGGACCAGACCGAGCGGCTGATCCCGGTCAAGGGCTCGCCGCCCAGCCTCATCAACGTGCCGTCCGGCTGCGCCTTCAACCCGCGCTGTCCCTACGCCGACGTTCCCAAGGACGGCGTCACCCGCACCGAGCGGCCCGAACTGCGCCTGGTGACCGGTGGTGAGGGCGGCCGGCACCACTCCGCCTGTCACATGGCGCAGGAGGAGCGGACGCGCATCTGGACCGAAGAGATTGCGCCCAAGCTGTGAAGGACCGACCCGTGCCCGATAACGCCGTACCCGACGAGACCGCGCCCGAGAAAGACGTGACCATTCCCCGGCAGCAGGCGCCCGAGGGCGAGCCCCTGCTCAAGGTCGAGGGCCTGGTCAAGCACTTCCCGATCAACAAGGGGCTGCTGCGCCGCCAGGTGGGCGCGGTGCAGGCCGTGGACGGCATCTCCTTCGACGTACGGCCGGGGGAGACCCTGGGGGTGGTGGGCGAGTCCGGCTGCGGGAAGTCCACCATGGGCCGGCTGATCACCCGGCTGCTGGAGCCCACCGGCGGGCGGATCGAGTTCGAGGGCAAGGACATCACGCACCTCGGCGTGGCCGGGATGCGGCCGATGCGCCGCGACGTCCAGATGATCTTCCAGGACCCGTACTCCTCGCTGAATCCCCGGCACACGGTCGGCTCGATCGTCAGCGCGCCGTTCAAGCTCCAGCGGATCACGCCCGAAGGCGGGATCAAGAAGGAGGTCCAGCGACTGCTGGGACTGGTGGGGCTCAACCCCGAGCACTACAACCGCTATCCGCACGAGTTCTCCGGCGGGCAGCGGCAGCGCATCGGCATCGCCCGGGCGCTCGCGCTCAAGCCCAAGCTGGTGGTCGCGGACGAGCCGGTCTCCGCGCTGGACGTGTCGATCCAGGCCCAGGTGGTCAACCTGCTGGACGACCTCCAGGACGAACTGGGTCTCACCTACGTGATCATCGCGCACGACCTGTCGGTCATCCGGCACGTCTCCGACCGGATCGCGGTCATGTACCTCGGAAAGATCGTCGAGTTGGCCGACCGCAAGGCGTTGTACGAGACGCCGATGCACCCCTACACCAAGGCGCTGATGTCCGCGGTGCCGGTGCCGGACCCCAAGCGGCGGGCGAAGCGGGAGCGGATCCTGCTCAAGGGCGATGTGCCCTCGCCGATCTCACCGCCGGCGGGGTGCCGCTTCCACACCCGCTGCTGGAAGGCGACGGACGTGTGCAAGCAGCAGGAGCCGCCGCTGATTCCCCTGGTGACGGGCCATCAAGTTGCCTGCCACCACCCCGAGAACATTCCGGAAGGGGCTGTGACGAACGTCCCGGCGTGACAAATGGGTAAAACCCTTGGCCGGTTGGGGCGGGAGGGGGCAGAGTCGGCGCGTGCGCTGCATTGGCGTTCGCGTGTTCGAAAGGAACGACTCATGGCACTCTCCCGCCGCTCCGCCCGGCACCGCTCGACCAGACTTCTCGCCCTCGCCACCGCCGCGGCGTCCGTGTGGGTGATCTCCGCCGCCCCGGCCCCCGTGCCGGGAGCGCCCGGTGTGGGTGACTCCTACTTCCCGAACCTGGGCAACGGCGGCTTCGACGTCCGGCACTACGGCCTCGACATCGGCTACACGCCCGACACCGGGCGGCTCGAGGGACGCGCCACCATCACCGCGCGGGCCACCAAGTCCCTCTCCTCCTTCCACCTCGACCTCCAGCAGCTGAAGGTCACCTCGGTCGAGGTGAACGGCAAGCGCGCGCACTTCACCCGCACCGGCGACGAGATCAACAT
The window above is part of the Streptomyces syringium genome. Proteins encoded here:
- a CDS encoding ABC transporter permease, with the translated sequence MFAYIVRRLIAVIVMLLVVTLVTFGIFFAIPKLTGADPAALYVGKQADPATIEGIREKLGLGEPILVQFWDFVTGIFAGRDYTGGGTTVRCDAPCFGYSFRNEQPIWPVLQDRLPVTLSLAGGACVLWLLGGVTTGIVSALKRGSLWDRAAMTIALSGVSLPIYFTGLLSLAVFSYGLGWVNGEYVEFAVDPAAWFGGLILPWVTLAFLYAAMYARLTRATMLEILGEDYIRTARAKGLREPVVIGKHAMRSTMTPILTILGMDLGALVGGAILTETTFNLPGLGQAAVKAISDRDLPLILGVTLIAAAAVVVANLVVDLLYAVIDPRVRLS
- a CDS encoding ABC transporter ATP-binding protein; translation: MTDLSKSGAVGEPVRTGAATPSAFLDVRDLHIHFPTDDGLVKSVDGLSFQLEKGRTLGIVGESGSGKSVTSLGIMGLHTVGQYGRGKARISGEIWLDGKELMTADPDEVRRLRGREMAMIFQDPLSAMHPYFTIGAQIVEAYRVHHDVDKKAARKRAIELLDRVGIPQPDRRVDDYPHQFSGGMRQRAMIAMALVNNPELLIADEPTTALDVTVQAQILDLIRDLQKEFGSAVIIITHDLGVVAELADDILVMYGGRCVERGPAEKVFYEPQHPYTWGLLGSMPRIDRDQTERLIPVKGSPPSLINVPSGCAFNPRCPYADVPKDGVTRTERPELRLVTGGEGGRHHSACHMAQEERTRIWTEEIAPKL
- a CDS encoding ABC transporter ATP-binding protein, producing MTIPRQQAPEGEPLLKVEGLVKHFPINKGLLRRQVGAVQAVDGISFDVRPGETLGVVGESGCGKSTMGRLITRLLEPTGGRIEFEGKDITHLGVAGMRPMRRDVQMIFQDPYSSLNPRHTVGSIVSAPFKLQRITPEGGIKKEVQRLLGLVGLNPEHYNRYPHEFSGGQRQRIGIARALALKPKLVVADEPVSALDVSIQAQVVNLLDDLQDELGLTYVIIAHDLSVIRHVSDRIAVMYLGKIVELADRKALYETPMHPYTKALMSAVPVPDPKRRAKRERILLKGDVPSPISPPAGCRFHTRCWKATDVCKQQEPPLIPLVTGHQVACHHPENIPEGAVTNVPA